One part of the Stegostoma tigrinum isolate sSteTig4 chromosome 14, sSteTig4.hap1, whole genome shotgun sequence genome encodes these proteins:
- the LOC125458018 gene encoding ras-related protein Rap-2b: MREYKVVVLGSGGVGKSALTVQFVTGSFIEKYDPTIEDFYRKEIEVDSSPSVLEILDTAGTEQFASMRDLYIKNGQGFILVYSLVNQQSFQDIRPMRDQIIRVKRYERVPMLLVGNKVDLEGEREVSFGEGKALADEWSCPFMETSAKNKTSVDELFAEIVRQMNYVAQPNGDDHCCSSCVVL; this comes from the coding sequence ATGAGGGAGTATAAAGTGGTGGTGCTGGGCAGCGGAGGAGTAGGCAAGTCAGCCCTGACCGTGCAGTTTGTCACCGGCTCCTTCATCGAGAAATACGACCCGACCATCGAGGACTTCTACAGGAAGGAGATCGAGGTGGACTCGTCGCCCTCGGTGCTGGAGATCCTGGACACGGCAGGCACCGAGCAGTTCGCCTCCATGCGAGACCTGTACATCAAGAATGGCCAGGGCTTCATCCTGGTCTACAGCCTGGTCAACCAGCAGTCTTTCCAGGACATCCGACCCATGCGGGACCAGATCATCCGGGTGAAGCGCTACGAGAGAGTGCCCATGCTGCTGGTGGGCAACAAAGTGGACCTGGAAGGGGAGCGGGAGGTCTCCTTCGGCGAGGGTAAAGCTCTGGCCGACGAGTGGAGCTGCCCTTTCATGGAGACCTCGGCCAAAAATAAAACCTCCGTGGACGAACTGTTTGCAGAGATCGTCAGGCAAATGAACTATGTGGCTCAGCCCAATGGGGATGATCATTGTTGCTCGTCCTGTGTTGTTCTGTGA